From a single Miscanthus floridulus cultivar M001 chromosome 8, ASM1932011v1, whole genome shotgun sequence genomic region:
- the LOC136472708 gene encoding uncharacterized protein, whose protein sequence is MRAISTAAAAAGGMLRARLRSASRVRGGGEGAGRWTTPGHEERPKGYLFNRPPPPPGESRKWEDWELPCYITSFLTVVILGVGLNAKPDLTIETWAHEKALERLQQQELAAAAAVPGGGDADAE, encoded by the coding sequence ATGCGGGCGATCTcgacggccgcggcggcggcgggaggcatGCTACGCGCGCGGCTCCGCTCCGCATCCCGCGTGCGCGGTGGCGGCGAGGGCGCGGGGCGGTGGACGACGCCGGGCCACGAGGAGCGGCCCAAGGGGTACCTCTTcaaccgcccgccgccgccgccgggggagTCGCGGAAGTGGGAGGACTGGGAGCTGCCCTGCTACATCACCTCCTTCCTCACCGTCGTCATCCTCGGCGTCGGCCTCAACGCCAAGCCCGACCTCACAATCGAGACCTGGGCGCACGAGAAGGCGCTCGAGCGCCTTCAGCAGcaggagctcgccgccgccgccgctgtcccCGGCGGCGGTGACGCCGATGCCGAGTGA